The Candidatus Cloacimonadota bacterium region GCGGACAGTGACTTTTCTCCGAAATTGCTGATTACAGTGGCGGGGACCGCTCCCGATTCAATTCACCGGTTGGTGAATATTACGGGATTCCCTTTTCTCCGTTTGCATAAAATCAAGCGGACACCTTGTAAATCACACTATAAAAATTTTTCTTAAAATAAACTGCGTCATTTTTTATGTCAAGATTTCCGTGGAAGAGAGAATTTCACAAAGGTTACAATTAAGGGGATTCTGTTACAACAGGTAAGGAGTTTAAAATTGAACTCGTGTTATGATAAATTTTATTTAAAAATTTCTGCAAGAAAAAATAATGATTGAAAATTTAATCCAAAATGCTTGACATAGAAAATCTGCGAAAAAAAAAGTATGCAAAAAAAATATAAGTTGGTTCAAATTTTAATTCATATTAATTACATATAAATAAACACGTGAAAGGATGAAATAGTGGCTTCTTCTAAAATTCCGCTTTTAGTAGAAAGATTTGATTTTATTAAATTGATTCAAAATGTTCAAGAGAATTTTGATGTGTTTCTACCATATCAAACTGAATATGATGGAAAAGATAATCTTTCATATAAAAAATATTCAGGGGACAATGACTTTGTTTTAAATAAATATCGCACTATTGACCCTTTGAAAACTCTATTTTATCTAACTTCGGAAAGTGTGCTTCCCCCTTCCGCAGAATCCCGAAAAAGAATTGTTCTCGGTGTAAAAAATTGTGATTTGCTTGCCCTGCGAATCTATGACAAAGCACTGCTTGAAGATAATTTTGTTGAACCTAATTACAAAATTTGGCGAGAAAACACTTACATTATTAGTAGCGATTGCGATGATGCTTTGCAAAGTTGCCATTGCAACCTAATGGAATATACTCCCTATCCTCAAAAAGATGATGGGCTTTTCGATTTGAACTTGAGCCAGATTGATGACAAATATATCGTTACTTTAGGTAGCAAAAAAGGTGAAAAACTTCTTGATTTGTTGTATGAACATTGTAATGTGAAAGATGCTCCCGAAGATATTCTTGAAAAATTAACCGTTCAACGTGATAAAGTTAACAAAAAATTATCAGAGATCAATAAAGATTTTTCAGCAAAGAGAGATTATTCTAAAATTTCTAAAAATCAGGATGTAAAAGTTTGGTCGGAATTGAGCAAAGAATGCGTTGAATGTGGCGGGTGTACCAATATTTGCCCCAGTTGCTATTGTATAATTGTAAATGATGAAAGTGTTGGTGCTGATTTTAAGCGAATCAGAACTTGGGATTCTTGCCAACTTACCGGTTATGCAGAAGTTGCCGGAGGCGGAAGTCCACGAGAAAGAGTTTGGGAAAGATTCCGAAACAGATATCAGTGCAAATTTGATTTTATGAAAAAGAATTTTTCTCAATACGGTTGTACAGGTTGTGGCAGGTGTATTGCCGTATGCCCCGCAGAAATTGATCAGAGAGAAGTGATAAAAAAATTACAGGAGGTGTAAATTGAATTCTCCGAATCCTTTTGACGTTATAAAAGCAGATGTGCTTAATGTAATTGAGGAATCACCTCAAATAAAAACTTTCCAACTGAAACTTGAAAAACCGCTTAAATTTGAAACCGGACAATTTGTAGAATTATCAGTTCCCGGAATTGGTGAAGCACCGTTCACACCATCCTCTTCACATTATCAAGACCCATTTGAAATGGATGTTTCAATCATGAATGCCGGATTTGTTACCGGTAAAGTGCATAAGGTAAAAGCCGGTGATATTCTTGGTATTCGCGGTCCTTACGGAAAAGGTTATCCCCTTGATAAATTTAAAGGAAAAGATGTCCTTCTACTTGGTGGTGGCGTTGGTTTAGCTCCTTTGCGATGTTTACTGCTCACTTTAATCCACGATATTGACGATTACAAAAGCATTACTGTCTGTTTTGGCGCTCGTTCTCCGGAAGATATGATTTACAAAAATTTTTTCCTCGAATGGGATAAAATAGATAAAATTCACTTAATGACTTGTGTGGATAAAATTCCGGATGGAGAAAAATGGGATGGAAAAGTTGGTGTTGTTCCTATCTTATTGGACGATATAAAAATTGATCCCAAAAATGCAGTTTCAATCGTTTGCGGTCCTCCCATTATGATGAAATTTGGAACTTTTGCTTTGGTTGATAAAGGCTTCAAAGACGAAAATATTTATCTTTCTATGGAAAAGAAGATGTACTGTGGTTTTGGTCAATGCCGCCATTGCGTAATCGGAGAATATTATGCTTGCAAAGATGGTCCCGTGTTTAGTTATGACATGATAAAAGGTGCAGAGAAAATTTGGGAATGAAAGTTGAATTAGCCACGAAATCACACGAAAAACCACGAAAATGGATTTATTTCAAATAGAATAAAATAAAAAATAATGAATTTAATTTATGAAAATTAATATGTTCATAGAAAATAAAGAAGGAAAAAATTGTAATGAAGAAACTTCTGATTGATTTACCAAAGATTATTAAAGATCCTCAAGCACTCGAAAAGATTGATTGTGGATACCTTTATCACGAGGGAGCAAATAGAGGTGTTTTTTCATTGATCGAACTCGCAGAATTTGGTGTTTATTGTCGCCAATGCAAGGACGCTTTTTGTGTGGCAGCCTGTCCCAAAGATGCTTTGGAACGGACTGAAACAAATTTGATAAAGAGATACAATATGCGATGTGTTGGTTGTAACAGTTGCGCTCTTGCTTGTCCTTTTGGAACAATTTTCCCTGAAACTATAAATTACCTTACTGCAAAATGTGATTACTGCCTGAACCAAATCACCGAAGACCCTAATTACAAACCTTTATGTGTACTAACTGCAGAAAATGATGGAATTCAGATAGCCGATCTTGAAGAAGAGAATCCGGCTGAGAATCTATTTTTTGTGGGTGAACACATTGCTGTGAGAACAAAGAGTTGGCGCGCTAAAGAAAATAAATTGGAAAAGTAAAATTATTTCCTAATACTCGGAGAAATGTATGGTTATTGATAGTTTGAAATTTTTATTTTATTTATTGATTTTCCCCGGTTTCCTTTTTGTAACCGTTTTTGGTTTGATCGTTGATTGGGTTGACAGAAAAGTTACCGCCAGAGTCCAATTTCGGCAGGGACCACCGTTGTTGCAAAACTTCTATGACGTTTTTAAGTTGTTGGGCAAAGAGGTTATACTCATCAAAGATTCCCCTTATTTCTTATTTATTATAGCCCCTATTATCGCTTTTGCAACTGTATTAATGTCTTCTACTTTAGTGGGTGCTGCT contains the following coding sequences:
- a CDS encoding 4Fe-4S dicluster domain-containing protein; its protein translation is MASSKIPLLVERFDFIKLIQNVQENFDVFLPYQTEYDGKDNLSYKKYSGDNDFVLNKYRTIDPLKTLFYLTSESVLPPSAESRKRIVLGVKNCDLLALRIYDKALLEDNFVEPNYKIWRENTYIISSDCDDALQSCHCNLMEYTPYPQKDDGLFDLNLSQIDDKYIVTLGSKKGEKLLDLLYEHCNVKDAPEDILEKLTVQRDKVNKKLSEINKDFSAKRDYSKISKNQDVKVWSELSKECVECGGCTNICPSCYCIIVNDESVGADFKRIRTWDSCQLTGYAEVAGGGSPRERVWERFRNRYQCKFDFMKKNFSQYGCTGCGRCIAVCPAEIDQREVIKKLQEV
- a CDS encoding FAD/NAD(P)-binding protein, whose protein sequence is MNSPNPFDVIKADVLNVIEESPQIKTFQLKLEKPLKFETGQFVELSVPGIGEAPFTPSSSHYQDPFEMDVSIMNAGFVTGKVHKVKAGDILGIRGPYGKGYPLDKFKGKDVLLLGGGVGLAPLRCLLLTLIHDIDDYKSITVCFGARSPEDMIYKNFFLEWDKIDKIHLMTCVDKIPDGEKWDGKVGVVPILLDDIKIDPKNAVSIVCGPPIMMKFGTFALVDKGFKDENIYLSMEKKMYCGFGQCRHCVIGEYYACKDGPVFSYDMIKGAEKIWE
- a CDS encoding 4Fe-4S dicluster domain-containing protein; translation: MKKLLIDLPKIIKDPQALEKIDCGYLYHEGANRGVFSLIELAEFGVYCRQCKDAFCVAACPKDALERTETNLIKRYNMRCVGCNSCALACPFGTIFPETINYLTAKCDYCLNQITEDPNYKPLCVLTAENDGIQIADLEEENPAENLFFVGEHIAVRTKSWRAKENKLEK